Genomic window (Halococcus saccharolyticus DSM 5350):
AGTGGGAGGTCGGCGGGCTCGCCCAACTTTCGGGCCTCCAGCCCCGCACCGTCGACGGCGGCCCCCGCGGGACGATCACGCCCGCCGACGTCCGCGAGGAGTACGTCGAGGAGGACGTCCACCGACCCGGGACGGGGCTGCTCTGTCTCGAAAACACGCACAATAGCAAGGGCGGTGTCGCGATCGCCCCCGAGGAGATCGACGCCGCAGCCGACGCGGCTCACGACCTCGATGTTCCCGTCCACATCGATGGCGCGCGGGTCTTCAACGCCGCGGTCGCACACGGTGTGGACGCGAGCCGGGTCGTTCGGGAAGTGGATTCCGTGATGTTCTGTCTCTCGAAGGGCCTCGGCGCACCCGTCGGCTCGGTGCTCGCGGGGAGCGAAGCGTTCATCGAGCGCGCCCGCCGCCACCGGAAGCTGTTCGGCGGCGGGATGCGCCAGGCGGGGATCATCGCCGCACCCGGTCTCGAAGCGCTCTCGAACGTCGATCGGCTGGCCGAGGACCACGAAAACGCCGCGTTGCTCGCCGAGGGCCTCGACGACACCGACGGACTCGACGTCCAGTC
Coding sequences:
- the ltaE gene encoding low-specificity L-threonine aldolase, producing MIDLRSDTVTRPDDRMRTAASEADVGDDVYREDPTVNELEAEAAAAVGMEAALYVPTGTMGNQVAARTHTDRGEELLCERESHVYKWEVGGLAQLSGLQPRTVDGGPRGTITPADVREEYVEEDVHRPGTGLLCLENTHNSKGGVAIAPEEIDAAADAAHDLDVPVHIDGARVFNAAVAHGVDASRVVREVDSVMFCLSKGLGAPVGSVLAGSEAFIERARRHRKLFGGGMRQAGIIAAPGLEALSNVDRLAEDHENAALLAEGLDDTDGLDVQSPETNIVLVETESTAEEFLDRSADEGVRGTAFGEHVVRFCTHLDVDRSDVERAVENVRRAVA